The following coding sequences lie in one Arachis ipaensis cultivar K30076 chromosome B03, Araip1.1, whole genome shotgun sequence genomic window:
- the LOC107634323 gene encoding phytohormone-binding protein, with protein MLKEFITQAEVGVGLETLWTAFAKDFPNIVPKALPDIVKDVQLTQGNGGIGTILIFNFLPDARSVTHYQREKITEFDEVNHEIGLQVIEGGYLNQGLTYYKTTFQLSSIEDHRTLVNVKISYDHESSSEVEESVKTLKTSQSTLFFLKSLEKYLLNEA; from the exons ATGCTAAAGGAATTCATTACACAAGCAGAGGTTGGTGTAGGGTTAGAAACCCTGTGGACAGCTTTCGCAAAGGATTTTCCAAACATAGTTCCGAAAGCTCTCCCAGATATTGTGAAAGATGTGCAGCTGACCCAAGGCAATGGAGGAATTGGAACGATCCTCATCTTTAATTTTTTGCCTG ATGCAAGAAGTGTAACTCATTACCAGAGGGAGAAGATCACTGAATTTGATGAAGTTAACCATGAAATTGGGCTGCAAGTGATTGAAGGGGGTTATCTGAATCAAGGTTTAACATACTACAAGACTACTTTTCAACTTTCTTCAATAGAAGATCATCGGACTTTGGTCAACGTGAAAATCTCCTATGACCATGAATCATCATCAGAGGTAGAAGAAAGTGTCAAGACATTGAAGACATCGCAGTCCACTTTATTCTTTCTTAAAAGCCTAGAAAAATATCTGTTGAATGAGGCTTGA